A genomic window from Anticarsia gemmatalis isolate Benzon Research Colony breed Stoneville strain chromosome 22, ilAntGemm2 primary, whole genome shotgun sequence includes:
- the LOC142982641 gene encoding facilitated trehalose transporter Tret1-like yields the protein MNIGRLRQFHAAFACGFGSLDMGILTAWPSYTTELLTSNETTPLSAPMTKMDISLLGSLPSLGAILGTAIAGACFNTFGRRNGGVLISLPFVISWAMIAVTSSINMVLAARFLAGIAAGGTLVLVPVLVSEVSDDSIRGMLASVSMFQYCIGTFMSYMMGWFLSYNMVIWINIVLSIVCTVLIMLSEETAVYWLMKRREEDAKISISKYRGVPVTSKIVQDELYRLKKLVWSAEEMKSIIDPEDATQTEKEKLNPSEKNTQVGEKMSSYKMLFMIPSSRRAFIVVTVLTSLQVFMGLVPVQVFLSSVFAETDPSKADLYTVVFAIVQFIGALVTVVAADKYGRRVLQLGSSAIVCFCLAALGVLIQFKIAPPWVTVAFIMIFCFAFMMGVGSIPYVLLAEVFLPEVLNLATMVIIEWVWFLNFFIIGVFPYITDLVGITGAFYCFAIISFFNTIISHIIMPETAGLSSEQIQEVFMPNRKKSGGRG from the exons ATGAATATCGGGAGATTAAGACAGTTTCATGCTGCTTTTGCGT GTGGCTTCGGTTCCTTAGACATGGGCATCCTTACAGCATGGCCTTCGTATACTACAGAGTTACTTACTTCCAATGAAACAACACCTCTCTCGGCGCCGATGACAAAGATGGATATATCTCTCCTAGGGAGTCTACCATCGTTAGGAGCTATTCTAGGGACGGCGATAGCTGGAGcatgttttaatacatttggaCGAAGAAATGGAGGTGTATTGATTAGTTTACCTTTTGTG atatcATGGGCAATGATAGCAGTAACATCATCAATAAACATGGTGTTAGCAGCGAGGTTCTTAGCCGGTATCGCTGCTGGAGGCACATTAGTGCTAGTACCTGTTCTAGTCTCTGAAGTGTCCGATGATTCTATCAGAGGGATGTTGGCATCAG TATCAATGTTCCAGTACTGCATAGGCACGTTTATGTCGTACATGATGGGCTGGTTCCTTTCATACAACATGGTGATCTGGATCAACATCGTGCTGAGCATCGTTTGTACAGTCCTCATCATGCTCTCTGAAGAGACTGCGGTGTACTGGTTAATGAAAAGGAGGGAGGAG GATGCAAAGATCTCCATATCCAAGTACCGTGGAGTGCCTGTCACATCTAAGATAGTACAAGATGAGTTGTACAGACTTAAAAAATTGGTTTGGTCAGCAGAAGAAATGAAGTCGATTATTg ATCCTGAAGATGCTACACAAACAGAAAAAGAGAAACTGAATCCTTCTGAAAAGAATACGCAGGTCGGTGAGAAAATGTCatcttataaaatgttat tCATGATTCCGTCATCACGTCGTGCGTTCATTGTGGTTACCGTACTTACGAGCCTACAG GTATTCATGGGCTTAGTACCAGTACAGGTGTTCTTAAGTTCTGTATTTGCGGAGACAGATCCGAGCAAGGCTGACTTATACACTGTCGTATTTGCCATTGTCCAGTTTATTGGTGCTTTAGTTACTGTGGTAGCAGCTGACAAGTATGGAAGGAGA GTTCTTCAATTAGGTTCTTCAGCTATCGTATGCTTCTGCCTTGCTGCGCTAGGAGTACTGATACAGTTCAAGATAGCACCACCATGGGTCACCGTGGCGTTCATCATGATATTCTGTTTTGCGTTCATGATGGGAGTCGGGTCTATTCCTTATGTACTTCTCGCTGAAGTCTTTTTGCCGGAG GTCTTAAACTTAGCAACAATGGTAATCATAGAATGGGTCTGGTTCCTCAACTTCTTCATCATTGGAGTGTTCCCATACATCACTGATTTAGTTGGAATAACTGGAGCTTTCTACTGCTTTGCCATCATCAGTTTCTTCAACACAATAATCAGCCATATCATAATGCCCGAAACTGCGGGCTTATCTTCTGAGCAGATTCAAGAAGTATTTATGCCTAATCGAAAGAAAAGCGGCGGGAGAGGTTGA